A single window of Nicotiana tomentosiformis chromosome 1, ASM39032v3, whole genome shotgun sequence DNA harbors:
- the LOC104090719 gene encoding disease resistance protein RUN1-like, with the protein MEQAIPSLPSISRCSYHVFLSFRAKDTGKTFTDHLHRNLVRAGFHVFKCDDDDYDGEKEKKEDLKSKLQKAIEQSKMSVIVLSQNYASSEKYLDLLVMILEQKRNFGHIVLPVFFHVDPSDVRKLKGSFGQPFSVNGESQKLRDWRNALKEVADLGGMPLQNQADGHESKFIENIVEVIASKLRPRALNNAPYLIEISYRAEDIILWLQDRSTNVGLYVICGIGGIGKTTLAKFAYNSSARSFEGSSFLANISETAKQCNGLVRLQKQVFYDIVGKKKRISNADEGIMMIEDALRYKQILLVLDDIDEVDQIDTILGMREWLNPASKIIITTRHESLLKPSVPHKVLKVEALNKMDSLKLFSLHAFGEDHPLEIYLELSKRVVIQCAGLPLALRVLGSALSGRRPEIWGSALEKLETIPDGHVIEKLKVSFYSLEDDHDKNIFLHIALFFLGMDRDDSVRILNGCGFHTIIGMQNLIDRSLLTINDLNKLEMHQLLRDLGRDIVRRESQDPGKRNRLWNNKDSFRVLNDKTGTERIEGISLDIPMLMEDKSAKRFFNGSKSRFLKDHVENCADHNVSLQQPSSGFYSWPSIDTSSRNSNYSIGTDAFTIMRNLRVLKLNDVNLNGCYKEFPKRLKWLSWRKCPLKSVPGDLSWESLVCIDMRYSNLQQTWSETEFLRFLRILNLSHSWELTRTPSFAGMPRLEKLILKDCIKLVNIDETIGCLQEITLLNLKDCKSIRKLPRNIGKLKTLKTLDISFCSSLKWLPMELNMIDSLKVLRADGIGLNQILCTTTEWKSLQALFSSWIPKPRNSPEISWAFLPSSLVSLSLVSCRLSDECFPQKFSNLPLLQELDLSENSISCLPEWVKSLPQLQNLSVKSCKMLKSLTEMPISISELSIDSCSSLEMMTYQSLLSKYPILGHDYNCDSLVMMQGNFKLETLENADPQMLKYFGLNVETMENAMVKMDLFSSYKMRMLPLQGLYEQGIFSTFLPGNKVPSWFTKLKNLNSVSFTISQPLNNIQGLSIAIVYTSYESQEDEFSRAYWRTHQNIVHNRTKDLKWIHIPRVFGVPEGNEEITWLSHWKFGDLLEDGDDISILVSLNSLKVKELGVDLVCNEQEQSDPSNCNDASQVPNNNNKPSIISQVGSGEGSMYAALSLPCEGRDANQVPIFANDNVLGDVSQRGKVFKIGR; encoded by the exons ATGGAGCAAGCTATACCCTCGTTGCCTTCTATTTCTAGATGTTCATATCATGTATTCTTGAGTTTCAGAGCCAAAGACACTGGCAAGACTTTCACTGACCATCTCCATAGAAATTTGGTGAGAGCTGGGTTTCATGTATTCAAATGTGATGACGATGATTATGACGgtgaaaaggagaaaaaagaggaCTTGAAGTCAAAATTGCAGAAGGCAATAGAGCAATCGAAGATGTCAGTGATTGTATTGTCCCAAAACTACGCATCATCGGAAAAGTATCTTGATTTGCTTGTCATGATTTTGGAGCAAAAGAGGAATTTTGGGCACATAGTTTTGCCTGTCTTCTTTCACGTGGATCCTTCTGATGTTAGGAAGCTAAAGGGAAGTTTTGGTCAGCCCTTTTCTGTAAATGGTGAGAGTCAAAAGTTAAGAGATTGGAGAAATGCTCTCAAGGAAGTTGCTGATTTGGGAGGGATGCCCTTGCAAAATCAAGCTGATGG ACATGAGTCAAAGTTCATTGAGAATATTGTTGAAGTGATTGCAAGCAAGCTACGTCCCAGAGCCTTAAACAATGCTCCTTACCTCATCGAAATCAGTTATCGGGCTGAAGATATTATCTTGTGGTTACAAGATAGATCAACTAATGTAGGGCTATATGTGATCTGTGGGATTGGTGGAATTGGGAAGACAACCCTTGCCAAATTTGCCTATAACTCAAGTGCAAGATCATTTGAAGGAAGCAGCTTTCTTGCAAACATCAGTGAAACTGCAAAACAATGTAATGGCTTAGTTCGTCTGCAGAAGCAAGTTTTTTATGATATTGTTGGAAAAAAAAAGAGGATATCCAATGCTGATGAAGGAATTATGATGATTGAAGATGCCCTACGCTATAAACAAATTCTTCTTGTGCTTGATGATATTGATGAAGTTGACCAGATAGATACAATTTTAGGAATGAGAGAATGGCTTAATCCTGCTAGTAAAATCATTATAACAACGAGGCATGAGTCATTGCTAAAGCCTTCTGTACCTCACAAGGTACTTAAAGTAGAAGCCTTGAATAAAATGGATTCCCTAAAGCTTTTTAGCTTGCATGCCTTCGGAGAAGATCATCCTTTGGAAATTTATCTTGAGCTCTCAAAACGGGTTGTTATTCAATGTGCAGGACTTCCTTTAGCTCTTCGTGTTTTAGGTTCAGCTCTGTCGGGTAGAAGACCAGAAATATGGGGAAGTGCATTAGAAAAGCTGGAAACAATCCCCGATGGTCATGTCATTGAAAAACTTAAAGTGAGTTTTTACTCTCTAGAAGATGACCATGACAAAAATATATTCCTTCATATAGCTCTTTTCTTTCTTGGGATGGATAGAGACGACTCCGTCAGAATACTGAATGGATGTGGTTTTCACACAATAATTGGAATGCAAAACCTCATTGATAGAAGCCTTTTGACAATCAATGACCTAAATAAGTTGGAGATGCATCAGTTGCTTCGAGACCTTGGGAGAGATATCGTTCGTAGGGAATCGCAGGATCCTGGAAAACGCAATAGACTTTGGAATAACAAGGATTCTTTCAGAGTGTTGAACGATAAGACT GGCACTGAAAGGATTGAAGGGATCAGCCTTGACATACCTATGTTGATGGAAGATAAATCAGCCAAAAGATTTTTCAATGGCTCGAAAAGCCGCTTCCTAAAAGATCATGTAGAGAACTGTGCAGATCATAATGTTTCGCTGCAACAGCCCTCTTCTGGCTTTTATTCATGGCCTTCAATCGACACTTCATCAAGAAACTCAAACTACAGCATAGGAACTGATGCATTTACGATAATGCGAAACCTAAGGGTGCTCAAACTAAATGATGTGAACCTCAATGGATGCTACAAAGAATTTCCCAAGAGATTAAAATGGTTGTCTTGGCGTAAATGCCCTTTAAAATCCGTACCTGGTGACCTTTCCTGGGAAAGCCTTGTTTGTATTGACATGCGGTACAGCAATTTACAACAAACATGGAGTGAAACTGAG TTTTTGAGATTTCTCAGGATTCTCAACCTTAGTCATTCTTGGGAACTTACCAGAACACCGAGCTTCGCTGGAATGCCCCGACTTGAGAAACTAATTCTTAAAGATTGTATTAAACTGGTTAATATtgatgaaactattggttgcCTCCAAGAAATCACCCTACTGAATCTGAAAGACTGCAAGAGCATCAGAAAGCTGCCAAGAAATATCGGCAAACTTAAAACTCTTAAGACACTTGATATATCCTTTTGCTCAAGCCTGAAGTGGCTGCCAATGGAGCTTAACATGATAGATTCTTTGAAAGTTCTAAGAGCTGATGGAATTGGTCTAAACCAAATACTCTGTACCACCACCGAGTGGAAATCATTACAGGCATTATTTTCATCTTGGATACCAAAGCCAAGAAACTCTCCTGAAATATCATGGGCCTTTTTACCAAGCTCTTTGGTGAGCTTGAGTCTTGTGAGTTGCAGGCTGTCTGATGAATGTTTTCCCCAGAAGTTTAGCAATCTTCCGCTGCTCCAAGAACTGGATCTAAGTGAAAATTCAATTAGCTGCCTCCCAGAGTGGGTCAAGAGTCTCCCTCAGCTCCAAAACCTCAGTGTCAAGTCCTGTAAGATGCTCAAATCACTTACTGAGATGCCAATTAGCATTTCAGAACTGTCCATAGATAGTTGCTCATCCTTAGAGATGATGACATACCAATCATTGCTATCGAAATATCCAATCCTGGGTCACGATTACAATTGTGACAGTCTAGTCATGATGCAGGGGAATTTTAAGTTAGAAACTCTAGAAAATGCTGACCCGCAGATGCTTAAATATTTTGGTCTGAATGTTGAAACTATGGAAAATGCTATGGTGAAAATGGACCTCTTTTCGAGTTACAAGATGAGAATGCTTCCGTTGCAG GGCTTATACGAGCAAGGAATCTTTAGTACATTTCTTCCGGGAAACAAAGTACCTAGCTGGTTCACAAAGTTAAAAAATTTGAATTCAGTAAGTTTTACCATATCTCAACCTCTCAACAATATCCAAGGCCTATCCATAGCCATTGTGTATACAAGTTATGAAAGTCAAGAGGACGAGTTCTCAAGAGCTTACTGGCGTACACACCAGAATATCGTACATAATAGGACTAAAGATCTGAAGTGGATCCACATTCCAAGAGTTTTCGGCGTGCCAGAAGGTAATGAAGAAATAACATGGTTAAGTCACTGGAAATTTGGAGACCTGCTAGAAGATGGAGATGATATTTCTATTTTAGTTAGTTTGAATAGCCTGAAGGTAAAGGAACTTGGCGTCGACCTTGTTTGTAACGAGCAAGAGCAGAGTGACCCATCAAACTGCAATGATGCAAGCCAAGttcccaacaacaacaataaacccagtataatctcacaagtggggtccggggagggtagtatgtacgcagccttatccctaccttgtgaaggtagagatgcAAACCAAGTTCCCATCTTTGCTAATGATAATGTTCTTGGAGATGTATCACAGCGCGGTAAAGTGTTTAAAATAGGGAGGTGA